The following proteins come from a genomic window of Vallitaleaceae bacterium 9-2:
- the uvrA gene encoding excinuclease ABC subunit UvrA gives MEKQTYIEIKGARVHNLKHIDLKIPREQLVVITGLSGSGKSSLAFDTIYADGQRKYMESLSSYARQFLGQMDKPEVDSIEGLSPAISIAQKATNHNPRSTVGTVTEIYDYLRLLFARIGLPHCPECGKPIQRQTIDQMVERIMGLEVKSKINILAPVVRQRKGQHEKVLQQARKSGYVRVMIDGHMYGLDEEIVLDKNKKHDILVVIDRLVIKPGIESRLTDSLEQTMRLTEGIVEVDVIDGERFILSSHFACPDCHISLAEIEPVHFSFNNALGACPHCEGIGYEMAFDEALMIPDPSLSITEGAIQVYSWQSSKDKGSFTRALLEELSKKFDFRLDVPFESYPKKIHDILIYGTDVEVTVSYNGRYGPGVYDIAFDGLIKNVEQRYHRTGGAASKAEFESFMRITPCQVCQGKRLNKQALAVTVADKNIDAIVNMSIKELIPFFDVLSLSAHDQAIAERILKEIKERIRFLDNVGLDYLTLDRGASTLSGGEAQRIRLATQIGSGLVGVSYILDEPSIGLHQRDNDKLIATLHHLRDLGNTVIVVEHDEDTIKAADHIIDIGPGAGEHGGRIIAQGSYEEILAHDQSVTGKYLRGIYKIPVPNIRRQPAGTLMVYDAHENNLKHVDVEIPLGVFTCVTGVSGSGKSSLVNEILYKALAKKLNRARTIAGKHGRIEGEDQLDKIIDIDQSPIGRTPRSNPATYIGVFDMIRDLFASTQEAKMRGYKKGRFSFNVKGGRCEACSGDGIIKVEMHFLPDVYVPCEVCKGKRYNRETLEVKYKGRTIHDILEMTVEEGLTFFENIPRILKKIQTLNDVGLGYIRLGQPSNTLSGGEAQRIKLASELSKRSTGKTIYILDEPTTGLHFEDIKKLVIILQQLVNEGNTVLVIEHNMDVIKNADHIIDIGPEGGDGGGTIVATGSPEQIAQVKTSYTGQYLGRYLN, from the coding sequence ATGGAAAAACAAACATATATAGAAATTAAAGGTGCGAGAGTACATAATTTAAAACATATAGATTTGAAGATTCCAAGAGAACAATTGGTGGTCATTACCGGATTAAGTGGATCGGGGAAATCTTCCTTGGCGTTTGATACAATCTATGCGGATGGACAGAGAAAATATATGGAGTCTCTGTCTTCTTATGCAAGGCAGTTTTTGGGGCAGATGGATAAACCGGAAGTGGACAGTATTGAAGGCTTGTCCCCTGCAATATCCATTGCACAAAAAGCCACCAATCATAACCCGCGTTCCACTGTAGGGACGGTAACAGAAATCTATGATTATTTGCGACTGCTTTTTGCGCGTATTGGATTACCTCATTGTCCGGAATGTGGCAAACCTATTCAACGTCAGACGATAGATCAAATGGTAGAACGTATTATGGGGCTGGAGGTCAAGAGTAAAATTAACATTTTAGCTCCGGTCGTTCGACAGCGAAAAGGTCAGCATGAAAAAGTGCTACAACAGGCTAGAAAAAGCGGCTATGTTCGAGTGATGATTGATGGGCATATGTATGGTCTTGATGAAGAAATTGTGCTGGACAAAAATAAGAAGCATGATATTTTGGTTGTTATTGATCGGCTTGTTATCAAGCCAGGAATTGAAAGTCGATTGACCGACTCTTTGGAGCAGACCATGCGCTTGACAGAAGGGATTGTTGAGGTTGATGTGATTGATGGCGAGCGCTTTATCTTGAGTAGCCACTTTGCCTGTCCGGACTGTCATATAAGCCTTGCGGAAATTGAGCCTGTGCATTTTTCGTTTAATAACGCTTTGGGAGCGTGTCCTCACTGTGAAGGGATAGGTTATGAGATGGCCTTTGATGAAGCGTTGATGATTCCAGACCCATCTCTAAGTATCACTGAAGGAGCGATTCAGGTTTATAGTTGGCAATCAAGCAAGGATAAGGGAAGTTTTACACGGGCGTTGTTAGAGGAGTTATCCAAGAAATTTGATTTTCGACTAGATGTCCCTTTTGAATCCTATCCAAAGAAAATTCATGATATCCTTATCTATGGAACTGACGTGGAAGTGACCGTGTCTTATAATGGACGTTATGGACCAGGGGTCTATGACATTGCTTTTGATGGATTAATTAAAAATGTTGAACAGCGTTATCATCGGACTGGCGGTGCAGCCTCAAAAGCTGAGTTTGAATCCTTTATGCGAATTACTCCCTGTCAAGTCTGTCAAGGCAAGCGTTTGAATAAGCAGGCGCTAGCAGTGACCGTTGCGGATAAGAATATTGATGCTATCGTTAATATGTCCATCAAAGAACTGATTCCTTTTTTTGATGTACTCTCCTTATCAGCTCATGATCAAGCTATAGCTGAGAGAATTCTTAAAGAGATTAAAGAGCGAATTCGTTTTTTGGACAATGTCGGACTAGATTATCTTACCCTAGACCGAGGGGCATCGACTTTATCCGGTGGGGAAGCCCAGCGTATCCGTTTGGCGACCCAAATTGGTTCAGGCCTGGTAGGGGTATCTTATATACTGGATGAGCCAAGTATTGGGTTGCATCAGCGTGATAACGACAAGCTCATCGCTACCCTTCATCACCTACGCGACCTTGGCAATACAGTGATTGTGGTGGAGCATGATGAAGATACCATTAAGGCGGCTGATCATATTATTGATATCGGTCCGGGGGCTGGCGAACATGGAGGGCGAATTATTGCTCAAGGCTCTTATGAAGAGATTTTAGCTCATGATCAATCCGTTACAGGCAAGTACCTTCGAGGAATATATAAAATTCCGGTGCCAAATATACGACGTCAACCGGCAGGGACCTTGATGGTCTATGATGCCCATGAGAATAATCTAAAACATGTGGATGTGGAGATTCCTTTAGGGGTCTTTACCTGTGTGACTGGTGTGTCCGGTTCGGGAAAAAGTTCATTGGTCAATGAAATACTCTATAAAGCCTTGGCGAAAAAGTTGAATCGAGCCCGTACTATTGCCGGAAAACACGGACGCATCGAAGGGGAAGATCAATTGGATAAGATTATCGATATTGATCAAAGTCCAATTGGGCGAACACCGCGTTCCAACCCAGCAACCTACATCGGAGTCTTTGATATGATTCGTGACTTGTTCGCCTCGACTCAAGAGGCGAAGATGCGAGGGTATAAGAAGGGGCGATTTAGCTTTAATGTTAAGGGCGGGCGCTGTGAGGCTTGTTCAGGCGACGGAATTATCAAGGTTGAGATGCACTTTTTGCCGGATGTTTATGTCCCTTGTGAAGTATGCAAAGGAAAGCGTTATAATCGGGAAACCCTAGAGGTTAAGTATAAAGGCAGAACTATTCATGATATCTTGGAGATGACTGTGGAAGAAGGGCTGACCTTCTTTGAAAATATACCGAGAATTCTAAAAAAAATCCAAACCCTTAATGATGTGGGACTGGGCTATATTCGCTTAGGCCAACCGTCCAACACCCTCTCTGGAGGAGAAGCCCAGCGTATTAAGTTAGCGTCGGAGCTAAGCAAGCGAAGTACCGGTAAGACCATTTATATACTGGATGAACCTACGACGGGATTGCATTTTGAAGATATCAAAAAGCTTGTCATCATCTTGCAACAACTGGTGAATGAAGGCAATACGGTACTTGTGATTGAACACAATATGGACGTCATCAAAAATGCTGACCATATCATCGATATCGGTCCTGAAGGAGGCGATGGTGGTGGAACCATTGTGGCAACAGGAAGCCCGGAACAAATCGCGCAAGTAAAAACGTCCTATACAGGCCAGTATTTGGGGCGATATTTAAATTAA
- a CDS encoding LacI family DNA-binding transcriptional regulator — translation MKVKLSDIANEMGVSIAAVSMALNNKGGIGEETREEILKTAERMGYKARKASKPASETKEPRFIKLLRIKKHGMVVMETEFFAAVIQGIENQCRKMGYQLLIANVTLSDDAPQQIAEEYHDDVDGMISLCTELDEEDIRPLMQIRCPQVVIDRKFVWNVNTVLMNNQKGTRQAVEYLYQKGHTEIGYLKSNTPIYNFKSRFKSYLESIERLELQCQEQYVIELDPSIEGAYQHMKAFLKTPAGRKLPTAFVADNDNIALGVMNALKESGIRIPEQVSLIGVDDMPFCKIVDPPLTTIKVYKEEIGRQAVKMLVEEIVGDSECTKKMEVDTVLVERSSVKVLTE, via the coding sequence ATGAAAGTTAAGCTTAGTGATATTGCTAACGAAATGGGAGTATCAATAGCAGCTGTTTCCATGGCGCTGAATAATAAAGGCGGTATTGGGGAAGAGACACGTGAAGAGATTTTAAAAACGGCTGAGCGTATGGGATATAAAGCGAGAAAAGCTTCGAAACCTGCCTCAGAAACAAAGGAGCCACGATTTATAAAGCTGCTAAGAATCAAAAAGCATGGTATGGTCGTTATGGAAACTGAATTTTTTGCAGCGGTTATTCAAGGCATTGAGAATCAATGTCGTAAGATGGGATATCAGTTGCTTATAGCTAATGTAACCCTTAGTGATGATGCGCCCCAGCAAATTGCAGAGGAGTATCATGATGATGTTGATGGTATGATATCTTTGTGTACGGAATTAGACGAAGAAGATATTCGCCCTTTGATGCAAATCAGGTGTCCGCAGGTGGTTATTGATCGAAAGTTTGTATGGAATGTCAACACGGTACTTATGAATAATCAAAAAGGAACGCGCCAAGCGGTTGAGTATCTATATCAAAAAGGACACACAGAGATTGGTTATCTAAAGAGTAATACACCAATTTATAATTTTAAGAGTCGGTTTAAAAGTTACTTAGAATCGATTGAACGCTTAGAACTTCAATGTCAAGAACAGTATGTTATAGAGCTTGACCCAAGTATTGAAGGAGCTTATCAGCATATGAAAGCTTTTTTGAAAACCCCGGCGGGGCGAAAGCTCCCTACGGCTTTTGTAGCAGATAATGATAATATTGCTCTTGGGGTAATGAATGCGCTTAAAGAAAGTGGCATACGCATACCTGAGCAAGTATCTTTGATTGGCGTGGATGATATGCCTTTTTGTAAAATTGTTGACCCGCCATTGACTACAATTAAAGTGTATAAGGAAGAAATAGGGCGCCAAGCAGTCAAGATGCTTGTAGAAGAAATTGTTGGCGATAGTGAGTGTACCAAAAAGATGGAAGTGGATACAGTATTGGTGGAAAGAAGTAGTGTAAAGGTCTTAACAGAATAA
- a CDS encoding L-fucose/L-arabinose isomerase family protein, with protein MIKIGVASTRRFVFSKEDAHKYKDLVLEKLKGMENIEVVDIENINSEGLLYDDDSHADQISELFIREKVDAVFFPHTNFGTENTVCRVAKAVNKPVLLWGPRDEDPLEDGMRLRDTQCGLFATGKILRRFNVPFTYIPNTHLDDPIFERGLDNFIAAVQVVKAMDRLRILQISTRPAGFWTMMYNEGELLEKFGIEIFPITLVDIKNRTDALAASNNEEVTKVEQMIKATMQTEHVTDAAIRQIAALKVAMQAFAHAKGCKAIAIQCWSAMQESMKIMPCLANALLTDEFLPVTCETDIHGAITSVMTQEAAGRTTPTFFADLTVRHADNDNGELLFHCGNFPVSLACEGCNASAEKHFLFDDHAPGTFEAEIKGGDMTIVRFDGDHGEYNLFMGHAKGIQGKYSRGSYVWVEVDDWVKWERRLVEGPYVHHCVGIHADVIPVLYEAVKYIPGIKLDLVDTTEDAIVDWLNGGSKAWMSEA; from the coding sequence GTGATTAAAATAGGTGTAGCTTCAACACGGCGATTTGTATTTAGTAAAGAGGATGCCCATAAGTACAAGGATTTGGTTTTAGAAAAACTGAAAGGTATGGAAAATATAGAGGTGGTGGATATTGAAAACATCAACTCAGAAGGCTTGTTATATGATGATGACTCCCATGCGGATCAAATCAGTGAACTGTTTATCCGGGAAAAAGTTGACGCGGTTTTCTTTCCCCATACCAATTTCGGAACGGAAAACACCGTGTGTCGTGTGGCAAAGGCTGTGAATAAGCCGGTCCTATTATGGGGGCCTCGTGATGAAGATCCTTTAGAAGATGGTATGCGTTTACGCGATACTCAATGTGGTTTGTTTGCTACAGGAAAAATATTGCGACGGTTTAATGTACCTTTTACCTATATTCCCAATACGCATCTAGATGATCCGATCTTTGAGAGAGGTCTAGATAACTTTATTGCTGCGGTTCAAGTAGTTAAGGCGATGGATCGTTTACGGATTCTTCAAATATCCACTCGTCCTGCAGGTTTTTGGACGATGATGTATAACGAAGGTGAGCTTTTGGAAAAATTCGGCATCGAAATCTTCCCGATTACCCTTGTAGACATTAAAAATCGTACAGATGCTTTGGCGGCTTCGAATAATGAGGAAGTGACAAAGGTTGAACAGATGATTAAGGCAACAATGCAGACAGAGCATGTGACAGATGCGGCTATTCGCCAAATTGCGGCTTTAAAAGTAGCCATGCAAGCCTTTGCCCATGCAAAAGGATGCAAGGCTATTGCAATTCAATGCTGGTCAGCGATGCAAGAAAGTATGAAGATTATGCCTTGTCTAGCCAACGCTCTACTAACAGATGAGTTTTTGCCAGTGACATGTGAGACGGATATTCATGGTGCGATTACCTCGGTGATGACTCAAGAAGCAGCAGGACGCACGACACCTACATTTTTTGCAGATCTTACGGTACGTCATGCAGACAATGACAATGGAGAGCTTCTTTTTCACTGTGGAAACTTCCCTGTATCCTTGGCTTGCGAGGGATGCAATGCTTCAGCAGAAAAACACTTCTTGTTTGATGACCATGCACCGGGAACGTTTGAAGCCGAGATTAAAGGTGGTGACATGACGATTGTACGATTTGATGGCGATCATGGAGAATATAACCTTTTCATGGGACATGCAAAAGGCATTCAAGGCAAGTATAGCCGAGGTTCTTATGTCTGGGTTGAAGTAGATGATTGGGTAAAATGGGAACGACGATTGGTTGAAGGGCCTTATGTTCACCATTGTGTAGGTATTCATGCGGATGTAATTCCGGTTCTATATGAAGCTGTAAAGTATATCCCGGGAATTAAACTAGACCTTGTAGACACAACAGAAGACGCAATTGTTGATTGGTTGAATGGAGGTTCAAAGGCATGGATGTCAGAAGCTTAG
- a CDS encoding transketolase translates to MDVRSLEKKAVQIRKDVIQMIYDAKTGHTGGALSATDIMTTLFYGIMNITPENSKHPDRDRFILSKGHSVEPYWTILAERGFIKKEELKTFSQFNSRLIGHPNNKVDGVEMNTGSLGHGLSVASGMALAAKMDKKDYRVFTLMGDGEQAEGSVWEGAMFAAHYKLDNLVAIIDRNRLQISGCTEDVMGLDPLDKKWESFGWNVMEVDGNNIEQLYDALIKEPACIDKPTLILANTIKGKGVSFIENQAAWHHKVPTEQEYVQAINELDQMLEALEVSHE, encoded by the coding sequence ATGGATGTCAGAAGCTTAGAAAAAAAAGCGGTTCAAATTAGAAAAGATGTCATTCAAATGATTTATGATGCAAAGACAGGACATACAGGAGGCGCCTTATCAGCAACAGATATTATGACCACCTTATTCTATGGAATTATGAATATCACACCCGAGAACTCTAAACACCCGGATCGTGATCGGTTTATTCTCAGTAAGGGGCACTCGGTTGAACCTTATTGGACAATTTTAGCGGAACGTGGATTTATTAAAAAGGAAGAATTAAAGACATTTAGTCAATTTAATAGTCGATTGATCGGTCATCCTAACAATAAGGTGGATGGTGTTGAGATGAATACCGGATCTTTGGGACACGGATTAAGTGTAGCTTCGGGTATGGCGCTTGCAGCGAAAATGGATAAAAAAGACTATCGTGTATTTACACTCATGGGCGATGGAGAACAAGCGGAGGGTTCTGTTTGGGAAGGGGCAATGTTTGCTGCCCATTATAAGTTGGACAATCTTGTGGCCATTATCGATCGTAACCGATTGCAAATTAGCGGGTGTACGGAAGACGTGATGGGGCTTGATCCTTTAGATAAAAAATGGGAAAGCTTTGGTTGGAATGTTATGGAAGTGGATGGTAACAATATCGAACAGCTCTATGATGCTTTGATTAAAGAGCCGGCTTGCATTGATAAACCGACGCTAATTCTAGCGAATACGATTAAAGGAAAAGGAGTCTCCTTTATAGAAAACCAGGCAGCTTGGCATCATAAGGTGCCTACAGAGCAAGAATATGTCCAAGCTATCAATGAGCTAGATCAGATGTTAGAAGCCTTGGAGGTGTCTCATGAATAA
- a CDS encoding transketolase C-terminal domain-containing protein, which produces MNKIPNREVVNDVLVEHAKTNKDIVVLASDSRGSAKLAPFAKTHHNQFVETGIAEQNIVGVAAGLASCGKIPFVASPACFLSMRSVEQVKVDLAYSNTNVKLVGISGGISYGALGMSHHSVQDLAVMRAIPGMTVVLPADRFETQKMVEALLETYGPTYMRIGRNPVEDVYDSLDYEFRLGKANVLYEGKDVTLIGAGETVRVVLDAALMLEKEGIHARVLNMHTIKPLDTEAIINAARETGYILTLEEHSIYGGLGGAVSEVVAAQCPVKMEIMGIPDEPAVAGTTGEVFAHYGMTAEMICQKVSAQLGKKKEA; this is translated from the coding sequence ATGAATAAAATACCAAATAGAGAAGTGGTTAATGATGTCTTGGTAGAACATGCCAAGACCAATAAAGATATTGTTGTACTTGCAAGTGATTCGAGAGGTTCGGCAAAATTAGCACCATTTGCCAAAACGCATCATAACCAATTTGTTGAGACAGGGATTGCTGAACAAAATATTGTAGGTGTGGCGGCAGGACTTGCTTCTTGTGGAAAGATACCTTTTGTTGCTTCTCCGGCATGTTTTTTAAGTATGCGAAGTGTAGAACAAGTGAAAGTTGACCTGGCTTATTCAAATACAAATGTCAAGTTGGTCGGTATCAGTGGAGGGATTAGTTATGGCGCCTTGGGGATGTCTCATCATTCGGTTCAGGACTTAGCTGTTATGCGGGCGATTCCCGGAATGACGGTGGTGCTCCCGGCGGACCGTTTTGAGACACAAAAAATGGTTGAGGCCCTTTTAGAAACCTATGGTCCGACGTATATGCGAATCGGACGTAATCCGGTTGAAGATGTCTATGATTCCTTGGATTATGAATTTAGACTAGGCAAGGCCAATGTGTTGTATGAAGGAAAAGATGTAACACTCATCGGTGCCGGAGAGACGGTACGCGTTGTTTTGGATGCTGCGCTTATGCTTGAAAAAGAAGGGATACATGCTCGGGTCTTAAATATGCATACTATAAAACCTCTCGATACAGAGGCTATCATTAATGCGGCTAGAGAGACCGGCTATATTCTTACACTAGAAGAACATAGCATCTATGGTGGTCTGGGTGGAGCTGTGTCTGAAGTGGTTGCAGCCCAATGTCCGGTTAAGATGGAGATTATGGGAATACCGGATGAACCGGCAGTTGCAGGAACCACGGGAGAAGTTTTTGCTCATTATGGAATGACGGCTGAGATGATATGTCAAAAGGTCAGTGCACAACTTGGTAAAAAAAAGGAGGCATAA
- the glpK gene encoding glycerol kinase GlpK, with product MYILGIDQSTSGTKAVLVDVKGRIVYKDMLEHRQYYPKPGWVEHDLEEIYTNVVTLIGRVIEKVDPGEIMGLSITNQRETIAFWDAKTKKSLCHAYVWQCRRGLEICQDYSERGYDEIIEKKTGLKLDTYFSASKVKWAMEHEAKVRKAKEQGTLRVGTIDAWLIFRLTQGKVFATDHTNASRTMLYNIETSDWDEELLTLFGAQRGMMPCIYPSNGSFGRVEAPELLKIGGLPIAGVIGDSQGALFGQLCFERGMAKATYGTGSSVMMYTDQERIRSDNGLVTSVAWAMDDQVYYAIEGLINSSGDTLKWVKENLGLYQEDVQVETMIQSLDSNEGVYIVPAFVGLGAPYWKGDAKASIVGLSRKSHRAHIVRAAVESMAYQVSDLIHLMERDAKIDVATLNADGGPTKNKFLMQLQADVIGAKVRCIEKQELSVMGAIYLGGLSLGVWQDFEALKALPMQETIYEPMRSNQEVKALLTGWHDAIESVC from the coding sequence ATGTATATCCTAGGAATTGATCAAAGTACTTCGGGAACCAAAGCTGTACTTGTCGATGTCAAAGGCCGTATTGTATATAAGGATATGCTAGAACACCGGCAATATTATCCAAAACCTGGATGGGTGGAGCATGACCTGGAAGAAATCTATACGAATGTGGTAACTTTGATTGGTCGTGTCATAGAAAAAGTCGATCCAGGTGAAATTATGGGACTATCCATCACGAATCAGAGAGAAACGATTGCCTTTTGGGATGCCAAGACAAAAAAATCCTTGTGCCATGCCTATGTATGGCAGTGCCGACGCGGCTTAGAGATCTGTCAAGACTATAGCGAGAGAGGCTATGATGAAATTATTGAAAAAAAGACAGGGCTTAAACTAGATACGTATTTTTCGGCGAGCAAAGTAAAGTGGGCAATGGAACATGAGGCTAAGGTTAGGAAAGCAAAAGAGCAAGGTACCCTCCGTGTGGGAACGATAGATGCCTGGTTGATTTTTCGCTTGACGCAGGGAAAAGTTTTTGCAACCGATCATACCAATGCGAGTCGGACCATGCTCTACAACATTGAAACATCTGACTGGGATGAGGAGCTGTTAACCCTTTTTGGTGCACAACGAGGGATGATGCCATGTATTTATCCGTCCAATGGAAGCTTTGGACGTGTAGAAGCGCCGGAACTTTTGAAGATAGGCGGATTGCCTATAGCAGGCGTTATCGGTGATAGTCAGGGCGCCTTATTTGGACAGTTATGTTTTGAACGCGGGATGGCTAAAGCAACCTATGGAACCGGATCTTCCGTGATGATGTATACCGATCAAGAGCGAATTCGCTCGGACAATGGGTTGGTGACTTCGGTGGCGTGGGCTATGGATGATCAGGTATACTATGCGATTGAAGGACTCATCAATTCGTCAGGCGATACATTAAAATGGGTGAAGGAAAACTTGGGGCTCTACCAAGAGGATGTCCAAGTGGAAACGATGATCCAGAGCTTGGATTCCAATGAAGGCGTTTACATTGTCCCGGCTTTTGTTGGGTTAGGCGCCCCTTATTGGAAAGGGGATGCTAAAGCTTCAATTGTAGGTCTTTCGCGTAAATCCCACCGGGCTCATATTGTTCGTGCGGCAGTAGAGTCGATGGCTTATCAGGTATCGGATTTGATTCATTTGATGGAACGAGATGCTAAGATAGATGTTGCTACACTTAATGCAGATGGCGGGCCAACAAAGAATAAATTCTTGATGCAATTACAGGCGGATGTCATAGGGGCAAAGGTTCGCTGTATTGAAAAACAAGAATTATCTGTCATGGGGGCTATATATCTTGGAGGGCTAAGCCTTGGTGTATGGCAAGACTTTGAAGCCTTAAAGGCGCTGCCTATGCAAGAAACCATCTATGAACCGATGCGTTCAAATCAGGAGGTCAAAGCTCTCCTTACAGGGTGGCATGATGCCATTGAGAGTGTCTGTTAA
- a CDS encoding DUF1593 domain-containing protein → MLNQSHTPPKPRIFVLTDIENEPDDAMSLVRFLTYANQWDVEGLVATTSIHLKDKTAPWRIQEIVKAYRSVRDNLLVHEDGYPTADYLESIIKEGLPEYGMNAVGEGKNSSGSDLLRACLLKDDPRPLWVLVWGGPNVLAQTLWQLQADVSATKLKELIAKLRVYTISDQDDSGPWMRATFPDLHYIASPGFHAGGAYHLGTWSGISGDRFHGRFCGADFSLVDNPWLEEHIQSKGPLGAVYPSSKFLMEGDTPTFLFLVQNGLGDSEHPEWGSWGGRYEYYQPPTQKHFLTPETRPFYSDACDEVLGMDDFWHTSNKATIWRWRSAYQNDFRARMDWSVTPNYEDANHPPVPKLAHPSVLHAKLGDTITLNAEGSYDPDGDNLSYEWFYYPEAGSFSTSSATSGQPITIHQHTEKEAWFDIPTERVFRTGSIHIILAVTDDGVPALTRYQRIIIHVQ, encoded by the coding sequence ATGTTAAATCAAAGTCATACACCACCCAAACCACGCATCTTCGTATTAACCGACATCGAAAACGAACCGGATGATGCTATGTCTCTAGTCCGCTTTCTCACCTATGCGAATCAGTGGGATGTAGAAGGCCTCGTTGCAACGACCTCAATACATCTTAAAGACAAAACAGCACCGTGGCGAATTCAAGAAATCGTTAAAGCTTACCGTTCTGTCCGGGATAACCTCTTAGTCCACGAAGATGGCTATCCAACTGCCGACTATCTTGAATCGATTATTAAAGAAGGCTTGCCAGAATACGGTATGAATGCTGTCGGCGAAGGTAAAAACTCGTCCGGTTCCGACTTATTACGTGCATGCCTGCTCAAGGATGACCCTCGCCCTTTATGGGTCTTAGTCTGGGGCGGTCCAAATGTGTTAGCTCAAACCTTATGGCAACTCCAAGCCGACGTCAGCGCGACCAAACTCAAGGAGCTCATCGCTAAATTAAGAGTATATACTATATCAGATCAGGACGATTCCGGTCCCTGGATGCGCGCAACCTTCCCTGATCTTCACTACATTGCAAGCCCTGGATTTCACGCCGGTGGCGCCTACCACCTTGGCACATGGAGCGGCATTAGTGGCGATCGATTTCACGGACGTTTTTGTGGTGCCGATTTTTCCCTTGTAGATAACCCATGGCTGGAAGAACACATTCAATCCAAAGGTCCTCTAGGCGCCGTATATCCTTCATCCAAATTTTTGATGGAAGGAGACACACCCACTTTTTTATTTTTAGTCCAAAATGGGTTAGGCGATAGCGAGCATCCAGAATGGGGCAGTTGGGGTGGACGTTACGAGTATTATCAACCACCTACCCAAAAACACTTTTTAACCCCTGAGACGCGCCCTTTTTACTCTGATGCCTGCGACGAAGTCCTTGGTATGGATGATTTCTGGCATACCTCTAACAAAGCAACGATTTGGCGTTGGCGAAGCGCTTATCAAAATGATTTTCGTGCACGCATGGATTGGAGCGTCACCCCAAACTATGAAGACGCCAATCATCCCCCTGTCCCAAAACTAGCCCACCCCAGTGTCTTACACGCCAAATTAGGCGATACCATCACCTTAAACGCCGAAGGTTCATATGATCCCGATGGTGACAACTTAAGCTATGAATGGTTTTATTATCCCGAGGCCGGAAGTTTTTCCACTTCATCTGCTACAAGCGGTCAACCTATTACGATTCATCAACACACGGAAAAAGAAGCATGGTTTGACATCCCCACTGAACGTGTTTTTCGTACCGGTTCAATCCATATCATCCTTGCAGTCACTGATGATGGCGTACCGGCTCTCACACGCTATCAGCGGATCATTATTCATGTTCAATAA